A section of the Acidobacterium capsulatum ATCC 51196 genome encodes:
- a CDS encoding adenylate/guanylate cyclase domain-containing protein — protein MGLADDLKSEVGTIFRTTWSTRDGQVVPDTPDIKLGNDGVTLDATVLYADIDGSTNMVDAKTAQFAAEVYKSYLLCAARIIRSEDGVITAYDGDRVMAVFIGNSKNTSAVRCGLKIKYAVLEIINPGIKKQYNSDFKLQQVVGIDTSKLLVARTGIRGSNDLVWVGPAANWAAKLSSISEQPYSTFISSAVYEKLHLSAKETNGVNMWESRIWKGKTVYRSSWYWHVPN, from the coding sequence ATGGGCCTTGCCGACGATCTTAAGAGTGAGGTGGGTACGATATTCCGTACTACATGGTCCACCAGGGACGGTCAGGTCGTCCCTGACACACCCGACATCAAGCTCGGCAACGACGGCGTCACGCTCGACGCAACGGTGCTCTACGCTGATATCGATGGGTCCACGAACATGGTAGACGCGAAAACTGCTCAGTTCGCCGCAGAAGTATACAAATCATACTTGCTGTGCGCAGCGCGGATCATCCGATCGGAGGATGGAGTCATCACGGCGTATGATGGCGACCGCGTGATGGCGGTATTCATCGGCAATTCTAAAAACACATCGGCTGTTCGCTGCGGACTTAAGATAAAATACGCGGTCTTGGAGATCATCAATCCGGGAATCAAAAAGCAATACAATTCCGACTTCAAGCTGCAACAGGTGGTCGGGATCGATACCAGCAAATTGCTGGTTGCCCGCACTGGGATTCGAGGCTCAAACGATTTGGTGTGGGTAGGCCCGGCGGCGAATTGGGCTGCGAAGCTCAGTAGTATCAGTGAGCAGCCATACTCTACCTTCATCAGCTCAGCGGTTTACGAAAAATTGCATCTGTCGGCTAAAGAAACAAATGGCGTAAACATGTGGGAATCGCGGATCTGGAAGGGAAAAACCGTGTATCGGTCCTCCTGGTATTGGCACGTACCCAATTAA